The Hevea brasiliensis isolate MT/VB/25A 57/8 chromosome 9, ASM3005281v1, whole genome shotgun sequence nucleotide sequence attCATTGCCAATCTTTTCATAATTAGTTAGGCATTGGATCTCTAACGGGAGGGGCCCTAAAGTGGTTAAAATTTTTCTAAAGAAATAAGAGGATAGAAGAAATTATCCTGTTCATGATGGGAAGTTTCCACAGAAATGGCTCTAATTTGGTCAGTTGCAGAAAGTCTGCTTTTTTGGTGCTGCCCAATTATAATGCTCAAAGATGGAACCTACTGTCAGTATCTCACATTGGTATATGGGACAGAGATGATGTGCCACTTATAAGGCTGACCCATTTTCTTAATACCTACCACCATGTAAAAGCAGCTAATGGAGTGTTTGACTGTTTGTGGCTTGCAATTAGATTCCAGGCTTCCGTATAGAATTTTTTTGTTGAATGAGTTAATGCTTATCaaacataatattattttttaagaaacatgatttatttagttttaatttaataaaattaaaattatctttAAAAATATAAGCTCTCAAATCTCAATCCCAAATCAGatgaaaaaaaaaggggaaagagATTATGATTCGTGAGCAGGAGACAAAGCAGCATCTCCTTCATAAAAGCAATATGAACTCTGGAAGATTATATCCATTTCTCAGAATCAGTTGTCCTGACCTGAGTTGTTAAGCAACATGTGATCGCAAACCtcctttttttttaacttttatttttattttttaaacacgTGACAACAGACGTAGTTGACTTGGCAGTTGAGGTCCATTTTGAACgtggttattattatttttttttaaattgaataaaataaacaataaaagcaaacttgaaaaaataatataaatgcatatttcatttatTAAGTAAAAAGGAATATAGATGAGGAGAAAATATTATCTGCATGTTATATACTAtgattgatttttttaaaatttaaatatttttttatttaattaattttaactttaatttaatattaaagaaataatcatataattatctaaaaaatattattttgatattttaaatattaaaattaaaaaataattctaaaaaaatatatattttccaaaagaaaaactaaaaaaattaaaaataaattgcaTTTGGTCTTCGTAAtggtaaatattttatattttatggaaCAGTGCTCTCTCCATTCACGTGGGTCGCTCATGATCAATATCCTATAAGCTTTCTAAACAAAATATGCTGCCTGTTATGCTTTGTTGGCCGTATCTATCGCTTCAGATATtcgttaatttatattttattgtatgaCTTTGCCAATGATGCAAGTTTCAAGAATCACGAGTAcgaaattaaaaattgaaaaaattatttatttttttaatttaaactttaaattttatGATATATGTTTTACTATTAAGctttaaaataatttgaaattaatattaaaataatttttattatgttttttaatttatattctaaatttattttaattaatatatttaaagacATCTCAAAAAAAATATCTCTTAATTTTACCAATATAAATAAGTGTTTCGTTTATCGTgaatatatataaagaaataattttaattagaaaatatataaattaatttaaaaaattaattttaattgaaaatatttagtttatccgatttttttttaataaatgatcGCACTTCCTAAATTATAAAAGGTTTTTGCtgcattaaaaaaatatattttatatttatgaaattataatttttttaaaatataagaaaaaaaatatatgcaTTTGGAATATTGaggaattttatgaatttttaaaaataatttgtcAAAACTGCAcgagaataaaaataataaataaaaaaaagaaaattcaagttAGGTGGCGGTTTGCGGAAGGGCATCCACAGCCAACAGAAAAAGAATATCCGCCTTCGCCCTTCCTTCCGGCGAAGTCATAAATAAAACGAAACGAAAAAGGAAAACTCGAAACTCAATTTAAATACTACACGCCTTCCACGTTTCTTTGTCAGGCAAGGCAGAGGAGAGAGCAGAGAGAGGAGAGTACAGACGATTATGATGAACCCTGGAGCTGGATGATGGAGGAATATTACTGCAGTGTTTGCGCCTCTCTACCCCACCACCTCTCACACAAAACAAagtgaaaattttatatttttggatACAAATGCCCCCAAGCTCCAGACCAGACCCAAATAAAAGTTGTTGCTTGCTGGGCTTTATAATATACATCCGTCTCTATCTCTATCTCTATCTCTATCCCTTTCTCTTATCCCTCCCCTTTATCACATTTCCCCCCTTTTCTTCCCCTGCAAacatttgttgttcttctttggcCAAACccaatcacaaatcacaattctttTTTACAGCTTTTTACAATCATCTGCCTGCTTGATTATAAATTTGCTTGCAGCATTGCCTCTGGACATACACATAAAATAAAGTGAAATCCAGGTTGAGCTAGTGCAGAAGAAAGTAGAATCTGAGAGTGGGTGAATTTTGGATTTGTGAAAATTGTGAATTTTTAGCAGTGCATAATAGTGTGAGTAATTGTTTGTTCCATTGatagtataaaaaaaattaaaattaaaaaagctAGGCACTACCAAAAGGAGGAGGAGGAGCCATGTCGATACCTAAGGAATTGGAGCAGGTGATGAAGCTCAGAGGTGGATCAGTGCTGGGAAAGAAGACCATTCTAAAGAGCGACCATTTCCCTGGCTGTCAAAACAAGCGACTAACTCCTCAGATTGATGGCGCCCCTAATTACCGTcaggttctctctctctctttattttttttttatttggtacTTTTTTGTTATTGCGGTATTTCTAGAATGCCAAATCTACGCATTGCATTTGCCTTTTCTTTCTTTAttatgggatttttttttttttggtgggggggggggggggggggtggattGGAATTTACAATGGCTGTAATGGGAAACGTGTTATGCACTTGCCAATTGATTTACTATTTGCCTCCAATGAACCACCTTTGAACGCTTTGTTCTACTTTCTTTGACTTCGTAATTAGGTGAAAATAAcccaaacttgtgttttttactgGAGGAATGCTTGTCAATTATTATATTGTTATGTTGGGTCAAATTTACAACTTGATAAGAAGAGTACAATATTTTGCTAAATGCTCATGTGTAGTGCTTTTGAGTATAATATGCGAACTATTTGTTGGTGGAGATTTAGGCATACATATGCTCTTAAGTCCTTTTTGGGGACATTTTGTAAATGTCTCTAACTATGTTGTATGATACACATGATTAGTTTAATTTGGAACTAATTTGAATGATCTTGTTTTGTTTtgattatctttttttttattggtGGTTTCTATAACAGGCTGATTCATTGCCTGTACACGGTGTTGCAATTCCAACAGTTGAGGGTATTCGTAACGTTCTTAAGCATATTGGGGCACAAAAAGATGGGAAGCAGGCACAAGTTCTTTGGTTTAATCTTCGTGAGGAACCGGTAAGGCTATTTGTCAGCACGCATGTTCTGTTGTATATATAAGTAAGCATTTTTGTCGCCGTGCTTATATTGGTTTTGTCCTATGCATTATTGTAATGAGCCATCGTTATTGTTCAGATATTGATTTGCCATTTAGGATAATCATTCAATTCCCCAAACTGCTGAACTTggtttttaagtattttaatggTATGATCAATTCTCGAATCATGAGTTGCCATTTTCACTGCATCCTAACAATTTCATTATCATGAATACCCTATGAGTTCTTTTGTCTTAACATAGTTAATAGAGTCTTATTTGCTTAGCTTTATGGATCAGGATCTGTAAACAGTCCTTGCCTTTCTAACCCCCGATCTGCAATATGATGATCTTTTTCTACTTGTCCTTTGCAACAACAAAATTCctcttaattttaaataatttagattGAATAGCATTATTATCTTATATTAATCTTTTGAGGAAGCAATTTCTAAATTCTAATTTCAAGTCATTGGCATGTGAAGACTGTACATTGCTTTTCTTTGTTTCATTCCTGAATCATTGGGATTGCATAGACCATGCTTGTAAAATTTTGAAAAGAAGCAATATGCTTGATGAGCTCTTTGTACTTGACTACTCTCATATGAATGCAGTGCAAACGAAATTTTATACAGCATGCACCTATACTAAGTGAACAACTGCTGGATTCTTTGATATCTTTAACATAACTATTTTTAGAGTATATCAGATTCACATCTCTCAATCCTTCAAAACAGGTGGTGTACATTAATGGACGTCCTTTTGTCTTGCGTGATGTAGAAAGGCCCTTCTCCAATCTTGAATATACGGTATGTTATTTGTAAGTACTTTACTTTTTATACATGGTTTACCTCAATCTCCACGTTTTCCCTATCACATGTTGCATTTCATGTTTGCTCTCCAAAGTTTCCTTATGCATTCTACCTCTTGTATATTTAATAACCTTGATGTATTGATACTTGAATCTGGTCCCGCCAATCGATGCAAATGTGAGAAATTGCCGAGTTCTAAAAGAATGTCCAACTATATTGATGTTATAGTTTACAAAGTTTATGTCCATCTTCCATTGTGGCTTGAGTTGACTATGGTACAGTTTGGTGAGCCTTTCTTTCATATTTAACTTTGGATTGATCAGGCAGTTTTGCAAATATAATATGTTTGCTTGATTTAATGCAAACCTCTTTGTGTTTGTATTTATGTGGCTGATGATACTTTATTTTTGTTATTGCATACTTGATAGTGACATTTTGTATTGGATTAGGGAATCAACAGGTCTAGGGTTGAGCAAATGGAGGCTCGATTAAAAGAAGATATCCTGATGGAAGCTGCAAGGTGCTTTCTTTGGTTGAATTCTTTGTTTATCTTTGGTGTCCCTGTGAATGCCATGTGTTTTACCATCAATTGCTTTTGCTTGTGGCAGATATGGAAATAAAATACTTGTCACTGATGAACTACCAGATGGTCAGATGGTGGACCAATGGGAACCAGTGTCATGTGATTCTGTGAAGACGCCACTAGAGGCATGATCAATAGAACTCATTCTGCTTGTGAAATGGCGAAACATGTTTAATCTATCAATTTTCTAACTTGATTCTTTGGTGTAGGCAAATGAGGAACTGCAATTAGAGGGGTACCTTTTTGACTATGAACGTGTTCCTATAACTGATGAAAAATCACCGGAGGAACAGGATTTTGATATCTTAGTGAGTTTCATGTTTTGAATCTTATATTAAAAGCCTGATTAATGAGTTACTTGTTTGCATGAGAAATCATATTTTATTCCTATTTGAGTAAATACACTTGTTGATTGCATGGGCATCACTTTATTACATTGTGGAAATTTTGGTGTTGTGCCACAAGGCAACAGTTTCTTTTCTACTGTAATATAGATAAAATGAGTGTAGAATTCCATGAATAACtacattaaaagaaatgtaaTATGATAGATTTCAGAGTGCCTTGTCTTCAAAATATCAATTGTGAAAGACAAATGAGAGGATTTCTTTTGAAATATCCCGGGTGCTGGAATCAATATCAAAAATTGCTTATGGGTCATAAAGTTGTGAAATGGTTTACAGATGTATAGTGATCAATATCAACAAATTGCAGTGAGGTCACAGATTCtctttttatattttctaattcTACTGAATTTGTTTCTTTAACTTCAATGGTGCATATAGTAATTACAAGTGTTCTATGAATTCAACTCTGCAATTAGCCTGAACTGCTATAGAATAGTTACAAAATGAATGCCTACTAGGAAAGAGGATTTTCTACAtgatttctcaaaattttatatttcgttTTAAAAATAGATTCTGTAACTTCTATGAAAGCATGGTTCTGTCCATAccttattcatttaattatttgttGTGGCGGGACTTAGGACTATCTGCAATTTAGGCTATGCGAGATTTGGTTATGCATGTATCTATATGGAGTTTAACATTTGTGCATCAAAGAATGTGGTttcacaaatttttggtggtgctgtagtTGTGGACTATGATAGGCATTCACAGTGTTTTTGAAATCCATTTGCTAATACTGTTATACTATTCTTTCTTCTTTATATATTCAGGTTGATAAAATTTATAGCGCAAACTTGAATAAAGAAATCATATTTAATTGTCAAATGGGACGTGGAAGAACGACAACTGGGATGGTCATTGCGACTTTGGTTTACCTCAACCGAATTGGAGCTTCTGGTAAGATTGTCACTTTCTCCACTCCTTTTTTTGCTGTATGTTCAATAGGTCAGTACTTTGGTCTTTTTAAATTTACTGTTATTATTAATTTGTCTGAGACTGGGTGTTAGGAAGTGTCCAAAGCATGATAGTGTCTGTTGTTGTATTTATTGTTTCATGTAAAATAGGTATTCCAAGAACCAATTCGATAGGGAGAGTTTTTGACGCTGGTTCTACTGTCGCTGATAATTTGCCAAACTCAGAGGAGGCAATTCGTAGAGGAGAATATGCAGTAATAAGAAGCTTGACCAGGGTTTTAGAGGTATTTAATATCAGTTCTTATTGGTCATTTCTATCTCTTAATTTCCAACTGACAGACTTCGTATTCTTGAGATTTTATGAATTATTGTCATGCCTTTAGGGTGGTGTTGAAGGCAAAAGACAAGTGGATAAAGTCATTGATAAGTGTGCCTCCATGCAGGTATGGGTCTAAAATATGTCATAATCTATTCCGATATAGATCTATAAGATGTATgagatttttttccttttttacttAAATCAAGCGttttcatgacagaacttgcgtGAAGCAATTGCCAATTATCGCAATAGCATTCTTCGTCAACCAGATGAGATGAAGAGAGCGgcttcactttcattttttgtgGAATACTTGGAAAGATATTACTTTCTGATATGCTTTGCTGTATATATTCATTCAGAGAGAGATGCCCTCCGTTCTAGTTCTTTTGGCCATAGCAGTTTTGCTGACTGGATGAGAGCACGGCCTGAGCTGTATAGCATAATTCGTAGGTAAGTAAATGCGTAGCAGTGATACTCTTATAGTTATATAAGTATGCATTTTTGGATTTCTAATGCATTCAATCTAATAAGTGAGTTTAACTTACTGACAGATTGAATTCGTCAGTGCAGTGCTGATTTGTATAGGTATCTGATACTTCTCCCTGCATTTAGGTTTACAATGGTGACTGTTTAGGTTAATGATATGGTTTTAGACTTCATGATTTGTTAAGGTACTTACTGATGGTCCAAGTCCTCTGCTATTTTTTAGCTGGACTGAGGCTGATCTGCACTATTGTAGAACCATGGTTTCTTGGGTGGACCCCAAGATTGGACTCCTCTTAGGCCCTTGATGTTTGGTTGTGCTCTTATCAGCCCAGAATTGTCTggatttgtgtttttctttttcaaCACTTTTACtcattatatgatttaatcttcCCTAAGAGCTGAGAATTTAGGTTGATTTCTGGAAAGTGGCACCAGATGGTTATATAATCTGAATTTGAATGTGAAGATGCTGTGAGCTATTATTTTCTTGCACCTTgatgtaatttaaaatttatggatTTTCATTATATTGCTAAAATTTTTCTTCCTGCTTATGTGGATATGCATATTTATTATGTGCATGCAATATGCATTGAGGTTTCTTTGAAACCTTCAATTGGAATACTGTAGTGTTGAGCACTTAAAGACTCATACCCATTCTTGTATGACACTTTTATGGATGATCATGTGAGTATTTTCCTTCATTTGTGATGATCCAGGGTGGTATACTGTATTATCTTGAGCATGTTCTTGAGAAAATGACTTTTATGCTTGCTTCACTATCCATTTTTCATCCCTAAGCAAGCAAATTTATTCATGGTTAAATATATATTTCTAATATTGTAAGTTTGCCACATGCTCGTGTAACCCCTCAATTATTAAAGTTTTGATAGTTTTTCTCACTTGTCCATGTGAAAACAAGGTGTCCAAATATGTTAGTTCATGTCCTTTAACTGTAGATTAGATCACAGGTAATTACTCTGTTACAATTATTCATCTTTGTAGGTTGCTTAGGAGAGATCCAATGGGTGCACTTGGATATGCAAGTTTGAAGCCATCTCTGATGAAAATTGCTGAATCTGCTGATGGCCGTCCTCATGAGATGGGCGTTGTTGCTGCTTTAAGAAATGGGGAGGTTCTAGGAAGTCAAACTGTTCTAAAGAGTGACCATTGTCCTGGTTGTCAAAACCCGAGTTTACCAGAGAGAGTGGAGGGTGCACCTAATTTCAGAGAAGTTCCTGGGTTTCCTGTTTATGGAGTTGCAAATCCAACTATAGATGGTATTCTTTCTGTAATTCAAAGGATTGGAAGCTCCAAAGGTGGTCGCCCTATTTTTTGGCACAATATGAGAGAAGAACCTGTTATCTACATCAACAGAAAACCATTTGTGCTCCGTGAAGTTGAAAGACCATATAAGAACATGCTGGAGTACACGGTAAAGATTATCATTTTCCTATTTATTCAAAGTTAGTCTTTGCTGCAGGTGAATTAGAGGTCCATGTGGCTGAGAGTTTACTAGTCTTTTGACACTTCGCCTTTTAATCTTCCATACTGACAAATGACGAAACCAGAATTATCATTATCGCTAACATATATGAATAAATAGATGTTgctaaaaaaataagaaaaaagttGTAAAATTTCTGGAAAATGCAGTGGCCTTATTATATATAATACCATGAGTTGACTGTTCGGCATTTTATGATTTAGGACTATGTGTTGTTACTTATTATCCTATCCTAGTTATATCATTGAGACAGATTAGACACAAGTCATGCATATACCCCATCTTATCCCTGAATACCAACTACCAAGATAATTACGTCACCCTCCCATCCCCACACATCACAAACACACACAGAGCAGAAGTTATTTGGTGAGCCTAGCTGACATAATCTCTTCTCTCACATTTTGTGGAGCCCAATTGTGGACCTGCACCAGTGAAAGAAAAGCTGCTCATATCAAAATGAAGTAAATTATGTTCATATTTTgggaaattgttattgtgcattaCCTTTTATGGGGATAGAGGAAATTGTGTATGACATGTCTAGGGCACTTGTGTAGAAAATTTGCCCTCCCCATAGGCATTGCTCTATTTTTAAGTgtgatttttttttgaattttgcaAGCCTTGCTCAATTTCTCTTCCCAATTTTCATGGGCTACCGTTAGTGAAGTTGAGATTATGATTCATGCATTCAGGGAATTGATCGTGAGAGAGTGGAGAGAATGGAAGCTCGATTGAAGGAAGATATCTTACGAGAAGCTGAACGGTATGGAGGTGCTATAATGGTCATTCATGAAACAGATGATGGACAAATTTTTGATGCATGGGAACATGTGAATTCTGATTCTGTTAAGACCCCACTTGAGGTCTTCAAATGCCTAGAGGCTGATGGGCTTCCCATTAAGTATGCACGTGTGCCAATCACTGATGGAAAAGCTCCCAAAAGTTCTGACTTTGACACATTGGCAGCAAATATTGCTTCTGCTTCCAAGGATACTTCTTTTGTTTTCAATTGCCAGGTTAAATTTTTATTACTTCCACTGCCACTGTTCTACGTGTGCCTATAGATCTTCATTATTTATAAAAAGATGCCTGGTGTCTTCTTGTGTtagattttttctttatttgtttttCTTTCACCTGAATGGCCTTTTGCAATCTTCACAGATGGGGAGGGGAAGGACAACCACTGGCACTGTAATTGCTTGCCTTCTAAAACTTAGAATAGATTATGGGCGACCAATTAGAGTCCTAGTTGATGATATGACCCGTGAAGAGGTGGATAGTGGCAGCTCAAGTGGTGAAGAAACTGGAGGCAATGCTGCTGCATCCCCCTCTAGTGTTACCAGAGTAAGGACTGGAACAGAGCAAGGTCGTGCTTTTGGCATTGATGATATCCTATTGTTGTGGAAGATAACAAGATTATTTGAGAATGGGGTGGAATGCCGAGAAGCCTTAGATGCTGTAATTGATAGATGCTCTGCATTGCAGAATCTACGGCAAGCTGTTCTGCATTACAGAAAGGTTGTCAACCAACAACATGTTGAGCCAAGGGTGAGGAGAGTGGCTTTGAACCGTGGTGCTGAATATCTGGAGCGGTACTTTCGTTTAATTGCTTTTGCAGCCTATCTTGGAAGTGAAGCATTTGATGGATTTTGTGGTGAAGGAGAATTGAGGATGACATTTAAGAGTTGGTTGCATCAAAGACCTGAGGTCCAAGCGATAAAATGGAGCATAAGACTAAGGCCTGGGCGGTTTTTCACTATCCCTGTATATTTTTCTTCTGCGTTTTGATTGGGAATTTTAGGGtggttaatataatttttttttttcctgttgtGGATTCTCCATTTATTACTAATTAAACTTAGATATTGTTGCACATGCTATTTAATGCAGGAGGAGTTGAGAGCACCCCAGGAATCCCAACATGGAGATGCAGTAATGGAGGCCACTATCAAGGCCCGTAATGGTTCAGTTTTAGGAACAGGCTCTATACTTAAAATGTATTTCTTTCCTGGTCAGAGGACTTCCAGTCACATACAAATTCATGGAGCACCACATGTTTACAAGGTATGTGTAGTATCAAGCAGCTTCTTTGAAATTGTGATGCCACAGGGAAAGCCTGTGTGCATATGATAGCTTAACCAGCACACTGATATTTTCTGCATTTTTATTAGTAATATAATATTGGACATAAGACAGGCATTACCCAAATGTTAATCCATATTAGATGTTCTCCACCAACATGTTGCAGCTTGCAGGTAGGAGCTATGCCTATTTTGTATTCCTTGGTCTTATACGTAATATTTATTCATCCTTGCCTGATGATAATGGATCACTGGCTAAAAGGTCCATTTTGGTACTCcatttgatttatttgaaatATCCATTTCTCATTCTATTTCGATTattgcttctctctctctctctctgtgcgtGTGTGTGTGCGCATGCGCTCGTATGCTAATTATTATCGTACAAATATACATAAAGCTTTATGAACAACTGATGATTTGACTAAGAAGAAACTTTGCATTATGATAGAACTTTGGCACTGGTTTTGAGCCCTAGATTTCTGTACGCTTCAGGTGGATGGATACCCTGTGTATAGCATGGCAACTCCAACAATTGCTGGTGCTAAAGAGATGCTCGCATATTTGGGTGCCAAGCCCAAGGTAGAAGGATCATTTGCTCATAAAGTGATATTGACCGATCTCAGAGAAGAAGCAGTTGTTTACATTAATGGCATACCATTTGTCCTCAGGGAGTTGCATAAACCTGTTGATACACTCAAGCATGTTGGAATTACTGGTCCCATGGTACGTCACTGGTGAACTATATTTGTCCTAAGAACTAATTACTATGCCAAGTGTGTTCTCTTTACTTCCTTTTCATGTAACTTTATATAGGTAGAACATATGGAGGCACGACTAAAAGAGGATATAGTATCTGAGGTGAGGCAATCTGGAGGAAGAATGCTTTTACATCGTGAAGAATATAACCCAGCAACAAACCAGTCCAGTGTCATAGGATACTGGGAAAACATCTTTGCAGATGATGTGAAGACACCAGCTGAAGTTTATGCTGCCCTAAAAGATGAGGGCTATAATATAACATATAGGAGGATACCATTAACTAGAGAGAGGGAGGCTTTAGCTTCTGATGTTGATGCAATCCAGTGTTGCAAAGATGAGTGAGTATCAATTCCTATCTTCCGTGCCCTAAAGCATGTGTTTTTTCTTTTGAACCAAAGAAAAAACAAAAAGATTGCTTTTAAACTAGCAGTCTGCTATCATTATTTCAACTGAATAATTGAATAATCAGGGTTGTTGGAATGGTGACACCTGTCCTTCAGCTTGCTGTCTCAGTCTTTCAAGCCAAGCATACCCTATCTTCACATTCTCTCCCTTCCCTGGTCAGCCTTTATAAATTGCAAGGGAAAAAAGTAGTTTTATTGTCAAACTGTCAACTTTACCAGCATTCACTTTAGATAATAAAGATCGGCACTCCCTCAAAGCATACCGCTCTGGCTGTTTATGTCGTATGGTAATTGTGTCCTTTTTTCCTTGCGTTCTTGCTCTTCCAAAAGCTATCATAATATCTGAAAGCCTGAAATTCTAGATTATCACTAGGCAGATTGTTACTCTGCAGTATGTAAGCTGGCTGCATAATGTTAATGAATCTTTAAGATATGATGTAGCTCCAACCTGAAAATTAGTCAAGACAAAGGCCATTTCTTTTTTAGGGACATTGACATAATGAACTTGACCAATTTTATTGGCACTAAATAATGCCAAACAAGTGAAAGAAAGAATCAGTTTTGAATTAACATCATATTTGTCCAAAATTTTGAGCTGCTAACAAACATGCACCATATCACatcatgtgtgtgtgtgtgtgcacacgTGTGTATTTAGGTACCAAATGAAATTCATTAAAGGATCATTTTACGTTGGTAGTCTGCAGTACCAAGAGCAGGTGTTCTCTAAACGAGTCAAACACtccaattaaataattattgaacctcattgaattgaattatattataataagcaTTTTCCTAGTAAAAAAGATTCGCAACTTTGACAGTGGAAGATTGAATAGTTTCTTTTGTGTTATTCGGTGGAGTCTTAATATTTTGGACTTAACTTTTCTTCATTTATATATTAATGGGTTATTCCTTTGAGCATTATTCTGGAAATgttctaaaataaattttgtttgtAGCTGCGAAGGGAGTTACCTTTTTGTTTCACACACGGGGTTTGGTGGCGTTGCGTATGCAATGGCAGTTATTTGTATCAGACTTGGTGCAGAGGCAAACTTCGCAGCAAAGATTCCACAAACATTGGTTGGTACAGAGTCATTTTCTGTGCAAGGAGGGAACTTACCTTCTCAATCCTCTGACGAAGAGACACTCAAGATGGGTGATTACCGTGACATTCTAAGTCTTACAAGAGTTCTCATGTATGGTCCAAAGAGCAAAGCAGATGTTGACATTATTATTGACAAGTATGTAattttctctctctcatttttctcaCAAAAATGATAACTAAATGAGTGCTTCTATGATGTCAAAACCCATCAAAGCATAAAGCTGTGTTTTTCACATAAAGGCAGAGAACTCTTTTTGACATGGAAAAGAAAAACTGGTTCACTGATTCTTGTCTTCTCCACTTGAATTCAGTGG carries:
- the LOC110650395 gene encoding uncharacterized protein LOC110650395 isoform X1 is translated as MSIPKELEQVMKLRGGSVLGKKTILKSDHFPGCQNKRLTPQIDGAPNYRQADSLPVHGVAIPTVEGIRNVLKHIGAQKDGKQAQVLWFNLREEPVVYINGRPFVLRDVERPFSNLEYTGINRSRVEQMEARLKEDILMEAARYGNKILVTDELPDGQMVDQWEPVSCDSVKTPLEANEELQLEGYLFDYERVPITDEKSPEEQDFDILVDKIYSANLNKEIIFNCQMGRGRTTTGMVIATLVYLNRIGASGIPRTNSIGRVFDAGSTVADNLPNSEEAIRRGEYAVIRSLTRVLEGGVEGKRQVDKVIDKCASMQNLREAIANYRNSILRQPDEMKRAASLSFFVEYLERYYFLICFAVYIHSERDALRSSSFGHSSFADWMRARPELYSIIRRLLRRDPMGALGYASLKPSLMKIAESADGRPHEMGVVAALRNGEVLGSQTVLKSDHCPGCQNPSLPERVEGAPNFREVPGFPVYGVANPTIDGILSVIQRIGSSKGGRPIFWHNMREEPVIYINRKPFVLREVERPYKNMLEYTGIDRERVERMEARLKEDILREAERYGGAIMVIHETDDGQIFDAWEHVNSDSVKTPLEVFKCLEADGLPIKYARVPITDGKAPKSSDFDTLAANIASASKDTSFVFNCQMGRGRTTTGTVIACLLKLRIDYGRPIRVLVDDMTREEVDSGSSSGEETGGNAAASPSSVTRVRTGTEQGRAFGIDDILLLWKITRLFENGVECREALDAVIDRCSALQNLRQAVLHYRKVVNQQHVEPRVRRVALNRGAEYLERYFRLIAFAAYLGSEAFDGFCGEGELRMTFKSWLHQRPEVQAIKWSIRLRPGRFFTIPEELRAPQESQHGDAVMEATIKARNGSVLGTGSILKMYFFPGQRTSSHIQIHGAPHVYKVDGYPVYSMATPTIAGAKEMLAYLGAKPKVEGSFAHKVILTDLREEAVVYINGIPFVLRELHKPVDTLKHVGITGPMVEHMEARLKEDIVSEVRQSGGRMLLHREEYNPATNQSSVIGYWENIFADDVKTPAEVYAALKDEGYNITYRRIPLTREREALASDVDAIQCCKDDCEGSYLFVSHTGFGGVAYAMAVICIRLGAEANFAAKIPQTLVGTESFSVQGGNLPSQSSDEETLKMGDYRDILSLTRVLMYGPKSKADVDIIIDKCAGAGHLRDDILYYSKELSKYPDDDDEQRAYIMDMGIKALRRYFYLITFRSYLYCANPTETRFTSWMGARPELGHLCNNLRIDK
- the LOC110650395 gene encoding uncharacterized protein LOC110650395 isoform X2, with translation MEARLKEDILMEAARYGNKILVTDELPDGQMVDQWEPVSCDSVKTPLEANEELQLEGYLFDYERVPITDEKSPEEQDFDILVDKIYSANLNKEIIFNCQMGRGRTTTGMVIATLVYLNRIGASGIPRTNSIGRVFDAGSTVADNLPNSEEAIRRGEYAVIRSLTRVLEGGVEGKRQVDKVIDKCASMQNLREAIANYRNSILRQPDEMKRAASLSFFVEYLERYYFLICFAVYIHSERDALRSSSFGHSSFADWMRARPELYSIIRRLLRRDPMGALGYASLKPSLMKIAESADGRPHEMGVVAALRNGEVLGSQTVLKSDHCPGCQNPSLPERVEGAPNFREVPGFPVYGVANPTIDGILSVIQRIGSSKGGRPIFWHNMREEPVIYINRKPFVLREVERPYKNMLEYTGIDRERVERMEARLKEDILREAERYGGAIMVIHETDDGQIFDAWEHVNSDSVKTPLEVFKCLEADGLPIKYARVPITDGKAPKSSDFDTLAANIASASKDTSFVFNCQMGRGRTTTGTVIACLLKLRIDYGRPIRVLVDDMTREEVDSGSSSGEETGGNAAASPSSVTRVRTGTEQGRAFGIDDILLLWKITRLFENGVECREALDAVIDRCSALQNLRQAVLHYRKVVNQQHVEPRVRRVALNRGAEYLERYFRLIAFAAYLGSEAFDGFCGEGELRMTFKSWLHQRPEVQAIKWSIRLRPGRFFTIPEELRAPQESQHGDAVMEATIKARNGSVLGTGSILKMYFFPGQRTSSHIQIHGAPHVYKVDGYPVYSMATPTIAGAKEMLAYLGAKPKVEGSFAHKVILTDLREEAVVYINGIPFVLRELHKPVDTLKHVGITGPMVEHMEARLKEDIVSEVRQSGGRMLLHREEYNPATNQSSVIGYWENIFADDVKTPAEVYAALKDEGYNITYRRIPLTREREALASDVDAIQCCKDDCEGSYLFVSHTGFGGVAYAMAVICIRLGAEANFAAKIPQTLVGTESFSVQGGNLPSQSSDEETLKMGDYRDILSLTRVLMYGPKSKADVDIIIDKCAGAGHLRDDILYYSKELSKYPDDDDEQRAYIMDMGIKALRRYFYLITFRSYLYCANPTETRFTSWMGARPELGHLCNNLRIDK